A window of the Candidatus Binatia bacterium genome harbors these coding sequences:
- a CDS encoding site-specific integrase: MVARQGDRAAWRFIEFFTANIRNPNTRRAYARAVGDFFRWCEQRRVRDVAQINPTLVAAYVEHRSRTHAKPTVKQELAAVRMLFDWLVVGHVMDASPAHAVRGPKHVIKRGKTPVLTREETRELLDAIETNDIAGLRDRALIGLLVFSFARIGAALSLKVDDYFPEGKRWKLRLHEKGGKEHVVPVHHTLEEYLDAYIHTARIRDQAGGPLFRTLATAPGRPLSLKSMSQPDAWRMIRRRARAAGIPTKIGCHTFRATGITAYLENGGTLEHAQQIAAHESPRTTKLYDRTTDQVSLDEIERIAI, encoded by the coding sequence ATGGTTGCGCGGCAGGGTGATCGGGCGGCTTGGCGGTTCATCGAGTTCTTCACCGCCAACATTCGGAACCCGAACACGCGTCGGGCGTACGCGCGAGCCGTTGGCGATTTCTTCCGCTGGTGCGAACAGCGCCGCGTTCGCGACGTCGCGCAGATCAACCCGACGCTCGTCGCCGCGTACGTCGAGCACCGCAGCCGCACGCACGCCAAGCCGACCGTGAAGCAAGAACTCGCAGCGGTGCGGATGCTCTTCGACTGGCTCGTCGTCGGCCACGTGATGGACGCCAGCCCCGCGCACGCCGTCCGCGGACCGAAACACGTCATCAAGCGCGGCAAGACGCCGGTGCTTACGCGCGAAGAGACGCGCGAGCTTTTAGACGCCATCGAGACCAACGACATCGCCGGCCTTCGCGACCGCGCGTTGATCGGCTTGCTCGTCTTCAGCTTCGCCCGCATCGGCGCCGCGCTGTCCCTGAAGGTCGACGACTACTTCCCCGAGGGCAAGCGCTGGAAGCTGCGGCTGCACGAGAAGGGCGGCAAGGAGCACGTCGTCCCCGTTCACCACACCCTTGAGGAGTACCTCGACGCCTACATCCACACGGCCCGCATCCGCGATCAGGCGGGCGGTCCCCTCTTCAGGACACTGGCCACTGCCCCCGGCAGGCCGCTATCGCTGAAGTCGATGAGTCAGCCGGACGCGTGGCGCATGATCCGCCGGCGCGCTCGCGCCGCGGGAATCCCGACGAAGATCGGCTGCCACACGTTCCGCGCCACCGGCATCACCGCCTACCTCGAGAATGGTGGCACCCTGGAGCACGCCCAGCAGATCGCCGCACACGAATCGCCGCGCACAACCAAGCTCTACGACCGCACCACAGACCAAGTCAGCCTCGACGAGATCGAGAGGATTGCGATCTGA